One genomic segment of Arachis duranensis cultivar V14167 chromosome 4, aradu.V14167.gnm2.J7QH, whole genome shotgun sequence includes these proteins:
- the LOC107485320 gene encoding uncharacterized protein LOC107485320 (The sequence of the model RefSeq protein was modified relative to this genomic sequence to represent the inferred CDS: added 17 bases not found in genome assembly), which produces MKRHRFCILFQKGKSQVLVLSHLKAETLASLSSPIPDSSFSYIISLFLSNTTLVSLRRRWSHRRRLVRRGRSPILLFRRARRPFHSPNPSVSRSCSAVVPLSCSSLAPRRPSPGSRRLWLSLKSLVTALAEVNYKV; this is translated from the coding sequence ATGAAACGGCATCGTTTTTGCATTTTGTTTCAAAAAGGAAAGAGCCAGGTTCTCGTCCTCAGTCACCTGAAGGCTGAAACCCTTGCCTCCCTCTCGAGCCCCATTCCTGATTCCTCATTCTCGTACATAATCTCATTATTTCTGTCCAACACAACCCTAGTCTCATTGCGCCGCCGTTGGTCTCACCGTCGCCGCCTGGTTCGTCGTGGTCGTTCGCCAATCCTCCTGTTTCGTCGTGCTCGAAGGCCCTTCCATTCCCCCAACCCCAGCGTCTCCAGGTCCTGCTCCGCCGTCGTCCCTCTGTCGTGTTCGTCGCTAGCTCCCCGTCGTCCGTCGCCAGGTTCCCGTCGTCTGTGGCTCTCCCTCAAATCTCTGGTCACTGCCCTCGCTGAAG
- the LOC107485321 gene encoding LOW QUALITY PROTEIN: clathrin light chain 1 (The sequence of the model RefSeq protein was modified relative to this genomic sequence to represent the inferred CDS: inserted 1 base in 1 codon), which produces MTELYPSPLLYKPSFTPSFSHNLNTISPLFGRTQNHLSFILIVLYPSPPSMYSAAXGFMAFSVEQNGEDVGRGFGVSDVVPGEGLALREWRRQNAIRLEEKEKKEKEMRMQIIEEADEYKVEFYKKREVNVEKQKQSSREFKLFLENRDKFHAEADKNYWKAIGELIPREVAAIEKRGKKDKEKKPSIVVIQGPKPGKPTDLSRMRQILLKLKHNPPPHMNAKPPPSSESKKDAKTGPPDGASTSNTSPPSGAPAATPETVTAS; this is translated from the exons atgaCCGAACTCTACCCttcccctctcctatataaaccctccttcactccttcattttcacacaacctaaacaccatttctcccctttttggccgaacacaaaacCATCTCTCCTTCATATTAATTGTTTTGTATCCTTCTCCGCCGTCTATGTATTCTGCCG GGGGATTCATGGCGTTCTCGGTGGAGCAGAACGGGGAGGACGTTGGCAGAGGTTTCGGTGTCTCTGATGTCGTTCCCGGCGAGGGGCTTGCTTTGAGGGAGTGGCGAAG GCAAAACGCGATTCGattggaggagaaggagaagaaggagaaggagatgaGGATGCAGATTATAGAGGAAGCGGATGAGTACAAAGTTGAGTTCTACAAGAAGCGTGAGGTTAAT gtggaaaaacaaaaacaatcgAGCAGAGAGTTCAAG CTATTTTTAGAAAACCGAGACAAGTTTCATGCTGAAGCCGACAAGAACTACTGGAAGGCAATTGGCGAACTCATACCCCGTGAAGTTGCAGCTATAGAGAAAAGAGGGAAGAAGGATAAAGAGAAGAAGCCTTCTATTGTGGTAATTCAGGGTCCAAAGCCAGGGAAGCCAACTGACCTTTCAAGAATGCGCCAGATACTATTGAAGCTCAAGCATAATCCCCCTCCACATATGAACGCCAAGCCACCACCATCATCAGAATCCAAAAAGGATGCCAAAACTGGGCCCCCTGATGGTGCTAGTACAAGTAATACTTCACCTCCCAGTGGTGCGCCAGCAGCAACTCCTGAGACTGTAACGGCATCTTGA